In Chitinophagaceae bacterium, the genomic window CCCGAAATACAGTACAACAAAAAATTGTTATAGGCCTATTTTATCATTTACCCGTTTTACAATTTCTGCTTCCATAGCTATGGCTTTATTTTGGATATCGGTTCCCTTTTTCACTATTTCAGCAACATAATTTTTATCATCGTAACCGGCGGCATTAATACGTACGTTCATAAAAGCGCCCATTACAGCGCTTCTTGCACAAAGCGCACCCACACCTGCATCCGATACCGAATTGGGGTTTCCTTTTTCTGCCATTGCTTTTATAAGTTCCATACCTGCAAAGGATACTTCCATTACTTTAAAAGGAATTTCAATTGCAAATTTTGTGGCTTCCTGAATGGACTTGTTCCTAAAAGTTTTTTCTTCGTTTGTAGCTTTTGGTAAAGCAAAGGCATCCATAATTTTATTAAAAGCTAAAGTATCGGCATCCACAAGGCGAATGAGTTCATCTTTCAATTGCTGGCCCTTTGCGGCCCAGTTACTAAATTCTTCCCAACGGCTATCCCAGCCTTTTTTATGTGAACTCAAATTGGCCACCATGGTTGCCAGTGATAGGCCCAGGCTGCCTACATACGCTGCAACAGAGCCTCCGCCTGGAGCCGGGCTTTCGCTTGCCGTTTCATTTGCAAATGCATGGAGTTGCATGTTTACCAGGTTACTGTCGGTAGCATTTTTTAACAGGTATTCAATAATTCTTTCTTCGGGTTTAAAAGGCGTTAATTCCTCAAGCCCCAATGATTTTACGGCAATTTTTATCAATTCCTTTTCACTAATACCAAGGGAGCGTTGTTGTTTTTGCAAAAAATATTTACCGGCATCCGTCATGGCTTTTAAGGGAATTAAACCCACCAATTCACTTCCGGTAACCCTTATTCCCCTTGCATCCGCTTTTTTACAAACCTCATCGAATGCAATATGCATGGGCGTAATATTAATATTGGTGAGGTTCATACTTATTTGGGCAATGCCGTATTCTTCAATAAACCATCCAATTGCTTTTACACTTTTAAGCGTTCCCGGTTTGTGTACTTTTGCCCCGTTTTCTTCTACAGTTCTGCCGGCTTCCCTTACATCAAAAGCCACAGCATTGGCACGGCGGGTAGAGGTAGTGTTGAGGTTTACATTGTAGGCCACTAAAAAATCTCTTGCGCCAATAACGGTACCGCCACGCTTTGCGTCAAATACTGTTGGGCCAAAATCAGGTTGCCACTCGGGCAATTTTATTTTTTTAAAAAATCCCTCGTATTCGCCAGCCCTTATTACCGATA contains:
- the ftcD gene encoding glutamate formimidoyltransferase; translation: MQQLIECVPNFSEGNDLSIIHQITQQIETVEGARLLNVDSGKATNRTVVTIVGEPEAVVEAAFRAIKKAGELIDMAKHKGEHPRMGATDVCPFIPIANISMEETAAYAKKLAKRVGEELNIPVYLYEAAQPNKERSNLSVIRAGEYEGFFKKIKLPEWQPDFGPTVFDAKRGGTVIGARDFLVAYNVNLNTTSTRRANAVAFDVREAGRTVEENGAKVHKPGTLKSVKAIGWFIEEYGIAQISMNLTNINITPMHIAFDEVCKKADARGIRVTGSELVGLIPLKAMTDAGKYFLQKQQRSLGISEKELIKIAVKSLGLEELTPFKPEERIIEYLLKNATDSNLVNMQLHAFANETASESPAPGGGSVAAYVGSLGLSLATMVANLSSHKKGWDSRWEEFSNWAAKGQQLKDELIRLVDADTLAFNKIMDAFALPKATNEEKTFRNKSIQEATKFAIEIPFKVMEVSFAGMELIKAMAEKGNPNSVSDAGVGALCARSAVMGAFMNVRINAAGYDDKNYVAEIVKKGTDIQNKAIAMEAEIVKRVNDKIGL